Proteins encoded within one genomic window of Festucalex cinctus isolate MCC-2025b chromosome 18, RoL_Fcin_1.0, whole genome shotgun sequence:
- the LOC144006033 gene encoding heterogeneous nuclear ribonucleoprotein D-like isoform X2 has translation MADADMLLMETSEQNGNEGDENDAAADTELMGEDDQADGGKIDASKGEEDAGKMFVGGLSWETNKKDLKDYFSKFGEVSDCTIKIDTASGRSRGFGFVLFKDSASVDKVLQQSQHKLDGRQIDPKRALAMKKEPVKKIFVGGLNPEATEESIRAHFGTFGEIETIELPLDPKSKKRRGFIFITYKEEASVKKCLEKKFHNIEGGRCELKIAQPKEVYQQQQQQQQYGGGRGGGAGGYGGRGGRGRGGGQSQGWNQGGYGGGGYYNQGGYGSQGYGGGYGSSYGGYGGYDYPSGGYYGYPGYDYSQGSASYGKAPRRGHQSTYKPY, from the exons ATGGCTGACGCTGACATGCTGCTCATGGAGACATCGGAGCAAAACGGCAACGAGGGTGACGAGAACGACGCCGCTGCCGATACGGAGCTGATGGGCGAAGACGACCAGGCCGACGGCGGCAAGATCGACGCCAGCAAGGGCGAAGAGGATGCCGG CAAAATGTTCGTGGGCGGCCTGAGCTGGGAGACGAACAAGAAAGACCTCAAGGACTACTTCAGCAAGTTCGGCGAGGTGTCGGACTGCACCATCAAAATCGACACGgccagcgggcgctcccggggCTTTGGCTTCGTGCTCTTCAAAGACTCCGCCAGCGTGGACAAG GTGCTGCAGCAGAGCCAGCACAAACTGGACGGCCGCCAGATCGACCCCAAGCGGGCCCTCGCCATGAAGAAGGAGCCCGTGAAGAAGATCTTCGTCGGCGGTTTGAACCCGGAAGCCACCGAGGAAAGCATCAGGGCACACTTTGGTACCTTCGGAGAG ATTGAAACCATCGAGCTTCCTCTTGACCCCAAGTCGAAGAAGAGGAGGGGCTTCATCTTCATCACATACAAAGAGGAAGCCAGCGTCAAGAAGTGCTTGGAGAAGAAGTTCCACAACATCGAGGGCGGAAGG TGCGAGCTGAAGATCGCCCAGCCCAAGGAGGTgtaccagcagcagcagcaacagcagcagtatGGTGGAGGACGCGGCGGCGGAGCCGGTGGCTACGGCGGCCGAGGGGGCAGAGGGCGCGGAGGAG GGCAGAGCCAGGGCTGGAACCAGGGCGGCTATGGCGGCGGAGGCTACTACAACCAGGGCGGCTACGGCAGCCAAGGCTACGGCGGCGGCTATGGCAGCAGCTACGGTGGCTACGGTGGCTATGACTACCCATCCGGTGGTTACTATGGATACCCTGGATATGACTACA GCCAGGGCAGTGCCAGTTATGGCAAGGCTCCCAGAAGGGGCCACCAGAGCACCTACAAGCCATACTGA
- the LOC144006034 gene encoding maternal B9.15 protein-like: MKEEIAAAVFFVGRLVKRYGCLDNDGRDRFAAALTSALFESYKNHWHPYVPTKGQAYRCLRMNRAQFKDPVLQKACEKSGVRYEDLGLPQELTVWVDPGEVACRYGEHSAPFSISVLDGSQRSDSQFSRRVHDAVERASLDVPSESSSEEDDYNGEEEDAAAGGSSSPSLAAEPKTIPTVNNPNSVYRFSDFAPGAPQTWLTQPKRKPFGGDTFLPFAPVTPLSPQQLSGSKGFNSYRAMFTFAGPRVDKYHWVSKSRF; this comes from the exons ATGAAGGAGGAAATCGCCGCCGCCGTCTTCTTCGTGGGCCGCCTCGTCAAGCGCTACGGCTGTCTGGACAACGATGGCCGCGATCGCTTCGCCGCCGCTCTCACCTCGGCCTTGTTTGAGAGCTACAAGAACCACTGGCATCCCTACGTGCCCACCAAGGGCCAGGCCTATCG atgtctgCGAATGAACCGGGCGCAATTTAAGGATCCAGTGCTTCAGAAGGCATGTGAGAAAAGTGGCGTGCGCTACGAAGACCTGGGTCTGCCTCAGGAGCTCACCGTGTGGGTCGACCCCGGTGAAGTGGCGTGCAG GTACGGCGAACACAGCGCCCCCTTCTCCATCTCGGTGCTGGACGGCAGCCAGCGCTCCGACAGCCAGTTCTCCCGTCGTGTCCACGATGCGGTGGAGCGCGCCAGCCTGGACGTGCCCTCCGAGAGTTCTTCGGAGGAGGATGACTACAATGGCGAGGAAGAGGACGCCGCCGCCGGTGGCAGCAGCAGCCCGTCTCTCGCTGCTGAACCCAAAACCATCCCGACTGTTAACAACCCCAATAGCGTCTACCGG TTCAGCGACTTTGCTCCCGGCGCCCCCCAGACATGGCTCACCCAACCCAAGAGGAAGCCATTTGGCGGGGACACCTTCCTGCCTTTCGCCCCCGTTACTCCGCTCTCACCACAGCAGCTGTCGGGCTCCAAAGGTTTCAATTCCTACCGGGCCATGTTCACCTTTGCTGGGCCTCGCGTCGATAAGTACCACTGGGTCAGCAAGTCCCGCTTCTAG
- the LOC144006033 gene encoding heterogeneous nuclear ribonucleoprotein D-like isoform X1: protein MADADMLLMETSEQNGNEGDENDAAADTELMGEDDQADGGKIDASKGEEDAGLFSSKMFVGGLSWETNKKDLKDYFSKFGEVSDCTIKIDTASGRSRGFGFVLFKDSASVDKVLQQSQHKLDGRQIDPKRALAMKKEPVKKIFVGGLNPEATEESIRAHFGTFGEIETIELPLDPKSKKRRGFIFITYKEEASVKKCLEKKFHNIEGGRCELKIAQPKEVYQQQQQQQQYGGGRGGGAGGYGGRGGRGRGGGQSQGWNQGGYGGGGYYNQGGYGSQGYGGGYGSSYGGYGGYDYPSGGYYGYPGYDYSQGSASYGKAPRRGHQSTYKPY from the exons ATGGCTGACGCTGACATGCTGCTCATGGAGACATCGGAGCAAAACGGCAACGAGGGTGACGAGAACGACGCCGCTGCCGATACGGAGCTGATGGGCGAAGACGACCAGGCCGACGGCGGCAAGATCGACGCCAGCAAGGGCGAAGAGGATGCCGG TCTCTTTTCCAGCAAAATGTTCGTGGGCGGCCTGAGCTGGGAGACGAACAAGAAAGACCTCAAGGACTACTTCAGCAAGTTCGGCGAGGTGTCGGACTGCACCATCAAAATCGACACGgccagcgggcgctcccggggCTTTGGCTTCGTGCTCTTCAAAGACTCCGCCAGCGTGGACAAG GTGCTGCAGCAGAGCCAGCACAAACTGGACGGCCGCCAGATCGACCCCAAGCGGGCCCTCGCCATGAAGAAGGAGCCCGTGAAGAAGATCTTCGTCGGCGGTTTGAACCCGGAAGCCACCGAGGAAAGCATCAGGGCACACTTTGGTACCTTCGGAGAG ATTGAAACCATCGAGCTTCCTCTTGACCCCAAGTCGAAGAAGAGGAGGGGCTTCATCTTCATCACATACAAAGAGGAAGCCAGCGTCAAGAAGTGCTTGGAGAAGAAGTTCCACAACATCGAGGGCGGAAGG TGCGAGCTGAAGATCGCCCAGCCCAAGGAGGTgtaccagcagcagcagcaacagcagcagtatGGTGGAGGACGCGGCGGCGGAGCCGGTGGCTACGGCGGCCGAGGGGGCAGAGGGCGCGGAGGAG GGCAGAGCCAGGGCTGGAACCAGGGCGGCTATGGCGGCGGAGGCTACTACAACCAGGGCGGCTACGGCAGCCAAGGCTACGGCGGCGGCTATGGCAGCAGCTACGGTGGCTACGGTGGCTATGACTACCCATCCGGTGGTTACTATGGATACCCTGGATATGACTACA GCCAGGGCAGTGCCAGTTATGGCAAGGCTCCCAGAAGGGGCCACCAGAGCACCTACAAGCCATACTGA